From Proteiniborus sp. MB09-C3, the proteins below share one genomic window:
- the purM gene encoding phosphoribosylformylglycinamidine cyclo-ligase, with the protein MSNNGLTYKNSGVDVTAGYEAVKRMKTHVQKTFTKGVISDLGGFSGMFALDKSQLDEPVLVSGTDGVGTKLMIAFAMDKHNTIGEDCVAMCVNDILCQGARPLFFLDYIATGKLYPEKIASIVEGISNGCVKAGCALIGGETAEMPGLYGIEEYDLAGFAVGVVDKKKIISGDNIKRGDVLIGLPSSGLHSNGFSLVRKLFFDVKKYDVNQYIDELGSTLGEELIKPTKIYSNALIELNEKFDIKGISHITGGGFYENIPRMLSSGLRAVVNRKHVEVPPIFNVMQKLGNIKIDEMYSTFNMGIGIIMAVEQKDADSIIKFLEAKDEKAYVIGEIIEGERGVSICHQ; encoded by the coding sequence ATGAGTAATAATGGATTAACATATAAAAACTCAGGTGTAGATGTAACAGCAGGATATGAAGCAGTGAAACGTATGAAGACACATGTACAAAAAACTTTTACCAAAGGAGTTATATCAGATTTAGGCGGGTTTAGCGGTATGTTTGCATTAGATAAAAGCCAGCTTGATGAACCAGTATTAGTATCTGGAACAGACGGTGTAGGCACTAAGCTGATGATTGCATTTGCTATGGACAAGCATAACACTATTGGGGAGGATTGTGTTGCCATGTGCGTAAATGATATACTCTGCCAAGGGGCAAGACCACTTTTCTTTCTAGATTATATTGCTACAGGCAAGCTATATCCAGAAAAAATAGCAAGCATAGTAGAAGGAATTTCTAATGGATGTGTAAAGGCAGGATGCGCTCTCATTGGAGGAGAGACAGCTGAGATGCCAGGCTTATACGGTATAGAAGAGTATGATTTAGCTGGCTTTGCAGTAGGGGTAGTAGATAAGAAAAAAATCATATCGGGAGACAACATAAAAAGAGGCGATGTACTGATAGGCTTGCCTTCTAGCGGACTTCACAGCAACGGCTTTTCATTAGTCAGAAAGCTTTTCTTTGATGTGAAAAAATATGATGTAAATCAATACATTGATGAACTAGGCAGCACATTAGGCGAGGAACTTATTAAGCCTACAAAGATATACTCAAATGCTTTAATAGAATTAAATGAAAAATTTGATATAAAAGGCATCAGCCATATAACTGGTGGAGGATTTTATGAGAATATTCCTAGAATGCTTTCTAGTGGTCTTAGAGCTGTAGTAAATAGAAAGCATGTTGAAGTTCCTCCTATTTTCAATGTAATGCAGAAACTTGGAAATATAAAAATAGATGAGATGTATTCTACTTTTAACATGGGAATAGGCATCATAATGGCAGTAGAGCAGAAAGATGCTGATAGCATAATAAAATTTTTAGAAGCTAAGGATGAAAAGGCATATGTAATAGGCGAAATAATTGAAGGGGAGAGAGGCGTATCAATATGTCACCAGTAA
- the purN gene encoding phosphoribosylglycinamide formyltransferase has translation MSPVRLGVLISGSGTNLQTIIDNVDSGDINGEICVVISDKKDAYGLVRAKKNGIDAIFVNRKEFLNDTDFNRKILEELKKRGIQLVVLAGYLKILSSDIINEYRNRIINIHPSLIPSFCGKGYYGEKVHRAVLEYGSKVTGATVHFVDEGADTGPIIFQKPVLVSEQDNVESIKNKVLNVEHVLLTEAVRLYCEEKIIVNGRKVIIRE, from the coding sequence ATGTCACCAGTAAGGCTGGGAGTCCTTATATCTGGAAGTGGTACAAATCTTCAGACTATAATCGACAATGTAGATTCTGGAGATATTAATGGCGAGATTTGCGTAGTAATATCTGATAAAAAAGATGCCTATGGTCTTGTAAGAGCTAAGAAGAATGGCATTGATGCTATTTTCGTAAATAGAAAAGAGTTTTTAAATGATACAGACTTTAATAGAAAAATCCTAGAAGAATTAAAAAAGAGAGGCATTCAGCTTGTAGTATTAGCAGGATATTTAAAAATATTGAGCAGCGACATTATCAATGAATATAGAAATAGAATAATCAATATACATCCATCATTAATTCCGAGCTTTTGTGGAAAAGGATACTATGGAGAAAAAGTCCATAGGGCTGTACTAGAGTACGGATCTAAGGTCACGGGAGCGACAGTTCATTTTGTAGATGAAGGTGCAGACACAGGTCCTATAATATTTCAAAAACCAGTGCTGGTAAGTGAACAGGATAATGTGGAGTCCATCAAAAATAAGGTACTGAACGTAGAGCATGTGCTTCTTACTGAAGCAGTAAGGTTATATTGTGAGGAAAAGATAATTGTAAATGGAAGAAAAGTTATTATTAGGGAGTGA